A genomic segment from Nicotiana sylvestris chromosome 1, ASM39365v2, whole genome shotgun sequence encodes:
- the LOC104223806 gene encoding probable serine/threonine-protein phosphatase 2A regulatory subunit B'' subunit TON2: protein MYSGSSDGEGPEAPAQQRKIPPASSMLWVRNLRRYIGSGAGLGSEALMELETKRILLDIFKDKQQKSAEAGTIPSFYKKKPEEGSISHRVQRLAKYRFLKKQSDLLLNADDLDAMWVCLRENCVIDDATGAEKMNYEDFCHIASVCTEQIGPKCRRFFSPSNFMKFEKDESGRIAILPFYLYVMRTVSLTQARIDMSELDEDSDGFLQPHEMEAYIRGLIPNLAQLRDMPAAFVQMYCRIAAHKFFFFCDPHRRGKACIKKILLSNCLQELMELHQETEEEVTDTEQAENWFSLTSAQRICDMFLALDKDMNGTLSKQELREYADGTLTDIFIERVFDEHVRRGKIGGGNAREMDFESFLDFVLALENKDAPEGLTYLFRCLDLNGRGFLTTADIHTLFRDVHQKWIEGGNYELCIEDVRDEIWDMVKPTDALRITLADLLSCKQGGTVASMLIDVRGFWAHDNRENLLQEEEEPQEEG, encoded by the exons ATGTACAGTGGGTCAAGCGATGGCGAAGGCCCTGAGGCTCCGGCGCAGCAGCGAAAGATTCCTCCCGCATCCTCAATGCTTTGGGTCCGAAACCTCCGTAGATACATCGGATCCGGCGCTGGCCTCGGCTCCGAAGCCCTAATGG AGCTTGAAACAAAAAGAATCTTGCTAGATATTTTTAAGGACAAGCAACAAAAGAGTGCTGAAGCTGGCACTATTCCTAGCTTCTATAAGAAG aAACCTGAAGAAGGATCTATTAGTCATAGGGTTCAGCGGCTGGCAAAATACCGATTTTTAAAG AAACAATCTGACCTTTTGCTAAATGCTGATGATTTGGATGCTATGTGGGTCTGTCTAAGAGAGAACTGTGTGATCGATGATGCAACCGGTGCAGAAAAG ATGAATTATGAAGACTTTTGCCACATTGCCTCTGTCTGTACAGAACAAATAGGGCCTAAATGTCGCCGCTTCTTCAGTCCTTCAAATTTCATGAAGTTTGAGAAGGATGAATCAGGGAGAATTGCCATTCTGCCGTTTTACCTTTATGTGATGCGCACA GTTTCACTTACTCAAGCCCGAATTGACATGAGCGAGCTTGATGAAGACTCTGATGGCTTCCTTCAACCCCAT GAAATGGAAGCCTATATACGGGGCTTGATTCCTAACCTAGCACAGCTTCGAGACATGCCAGCTGCTTTTGTGCAAATGTATTGCCGTATAGCTGCACAcaagtttttcttcttttgtgaTCCCCATAGACGAG GTAAGGCATGCATAAAGAAGATATTGCTTAGCAACTGTCTTCAGGAGTTGATGGAACTTCACCAG GAAACTGAAGAAGAAGTTACTGACACAGAACAAGCTGAAAACTGGTTTTCCCTAACTTCTGCACAGCGCATATGTG ACATGTTTCTTGCTCTTGATAAAGATATGAACGGAACATTGAGCAAGCAGGAGCTAAGGGAATATGCTGATGGTACACTAACGGATATCTTCATTGAAAGAG TTTTTGACGAGCACGTTCGGCGTGGAAAAATTGGAGGCGGCAATGCCCGTGAAATGGATTTTGAAAGCTTTCTTGACTTCGTACTAGCCCTGGAAAACAAGGATGCTCCAGAGGGTTTAACATATTTGTTCAGGTGTCTTGATCTCAATGGAAGGGGTTTCCTAACTACAGCTGATATTCACACGCTATTCAG AGATGTCCATCAAAAATGGATTGAAGGAGGGAACTATGAACTCTGCATCGAGGATGTAAGGGATGAAATATGGGATATGGTGAAGCCGACTGATGCTTTGAGGATAACACTGGCTGATTTATTGTCATGCAAACAAGGTGGTACCGTTGCAAGCATGCTAATAGACGTGCGTGGTTTCTGGGCCCATGACAACAGGGAAAATCTTCTCCAGGAAGAGGAAGAACCCCAAGAAGAAGGATGA